The window CGTAAGCCCTCCTGTGACTCTGAGCATGTTTTATTTCACCCACACGGTTTCAAATCCAGAAATGGCCTGGGGTTGATGCATTTAAATATCCTAGGCTtgtgtaaaataatttaaatgagaTCAGCAAAGATTCTTTGCTCACACAGACCGAGCCTGATACGCTGGTTTGTTAGGTTGCATAACTACAGTATAACATATAGAGTGGGAAAGGGGGTGTTGGTGTGGCTGCACATGTGAAGTCATGTTTGTCTGTTACTATTTAAAATGCTGTCTAATCTCGTAATAACTCTGTGGTACAGACCACCCTCAGCTGCCTCCAGGGTAAATACATTGTCAGAATGACATGCTCAGTACAGGGACTTCAGCTGACTGATGATTCAAAACAATTGTTTGTATACTACTACTTTAAATGGACATAATATTGAGACTGGCATCGGATTGGATGAAAAACTTTCGTTATAATTTCATACCGACGCAGAAAGTTTTgacataataatgataatttgaCCGAGACATTGTAAATGTTCCTCTATATGCTCAGGATAACTGAGGCCATCTTCACATCTGTCCTGGGTCTCTTGTCCTCAGGAGcctttcaagggactttggggggCCCAGGCAAAGGGAACCTTGGGCGCCCTTCATCAACTTGTCCTTGCTATGGACTAACTGATGGACTAACGTAATCAGCGGTTCTCAGGGGCCCCCTCTGAGATCGAGGCTCGAGGCAATTGCCTGGTTTGTCTACCAAGTTGTGACGGCCCTGCCTCCACTCTAGCCCTAAACATCCAGTTTGTCAGCAGcgataaagtaattaaatatcaatatcaattaTCTGCCATATATTGTATTCATCCACTGAACCATAGggtttcttttaatttgtattgtcgttgtattattttatcctattattaatattattattgttgtattattttttattattttatctaataaataatattgacaataataataataatagacagACACATAACAAACATACTTATACACAGATAAAGTTGTATGAATTATATAACAGGTTACCAAAGGTCCTGTGGCAGTGAAATGTGACCTTGTCATCGGCTCCGTCgtctccatagcaacagcaCTACACAAACACTGGGAGCAGGATACAGGAGCTCACTGTTCTTACCGTTGGCCAAACCTTTACAAAATCCCTAATAATTTAGCCGGTAAAAGGAGCAGAGATGCCGAAGAAGAAagtttccaaactaaaaaaggCGAAAGCAGGGTGagtaaatatatatgtacatttataatGCTGCACTGACGTTAAAACAGAAACTAAACTGatgttgcattttttattttggtcccaGCAAAGGGAAGAAAGACGGGAAACAGGAGGCGAAGGCAGACAGGGAGACTGAGGTAGAGAAAGCTAAAGCCAACGCCGCCCTGTGGGAGTTGAGGTTAAGGGTCACAGATCAGTCGCTCGTGCAGTATCAAGAGGGCTGCGGCAAACTGGCACGCGCCAACCAGGAGCTCACCAACCACCTCTACCGTGTGGAGAAGGACAGCATCGATATCAGTGTCTGTATGCAGAGACAGGATGCTGCTAAAGAGAAGAAGGTAGGActattacatacatacatacatgcataggGTGAATTCGGGTAATCTGGGtaattttttgtaattttgattTCTACGATTTATTCCAATATCTGTTTTATACATTAGATCAACACATTAGTACCTTTCTGTAATCCTTAAGGTGTTTTCTAACAACACCAGAAGAAATAATGGATATATCATACTCATAGGAGACATGGCACAGCTTTAAGTGTTCAAGAGAATCCTGCCGTAATTTGATAATCTGGGACTggtcactttttaatttgagaCACTTCTAAATCCTAAAtcaccttgttttgtttttggagaACTTCATTGACTGTCCCAGATTAACCAGAGCATGCGgtcccacattatcaatcagATTTAATAAAGTCGGAAAGCTAATAACTgtttgaaaaacatattttaaacaactcaatgcatattttgttgcttgaatacatcacaaacataatttgataTCAATAAGGAGCATTGTTTAATTTGTGACAGATTTAAATCCTAAACATTAGTCTTGTCAGAATCTTATGTCACTGACCTTGTCATGCACTTCCAAGGGGGAGCTTCTGATTGACATTGGCCCTGCcacatatatacacagacaTTGGTGCATACTAATTTCAAAATGAACATAAAGATCTGTCAAATAACATAAAACTAAGCAAGTTGAATAAAAAAgattatattaattaaatatcCAAATTagataaacaaaaacaggtcAGTCACTTTAATCCAGATCCATAGAAAAATCATCTTCAAGGTGAAATAGTATGCgttcactgttttgtttttagtaagGGTTAAAGTCTCcgaatacaaataaaaatggaataaataaaatcgTTGATTTGAAACAATTAAAGTTTGGGGAGGACttaaaaaaacctttgttaTATGAATGTGAAAACGAGCTgattttataattatttcaaTTGACTCTTGCACCAACATTTTTGCAGACTTTCAGAGTTGTTAAAATGGCGTTCACATGAATTTTCCgaatcagaaacacatttttcgGATTATTCCGACCCCACATAAATGCACAATCTATTAGTTAGTTAGTAAAGGTGTAAATGGGCAGTGAGTGATGGGCTCAGACGTTCATAATGTGCTTTATtctcttttgtctctgcagATCAGTTTGCTGCAGAAAAGCCTCAAAAGTCAAGAGGCCGATGCACGTgaagagcaaaacaaactgGTGAGTTCATTTTAAAACGCAGCCACAAGAGAAGAAACGCACCCCGAGCTTTCATGTTGATCCCAAAAAACATGCCCCATCCAACGCATTCATAGTGATTATTCATAGATCATAGAATTGCCGtgatttaaaacctgcagcacGTGAAAAAAGTGCTGCGCTGTGTTTTAACAGCTGTCCTGTGTGTAATTAtgttcacattttattatgtaagAAAACAACAGCCAAACAGAGTGACcataaagcagaaaaaacaaggcCTCACATGCCCTGCTACATGGTCGAACGTTATTTTGATCCATGTCAGAGGCCACAAAAAAACAGTATAATTGAAAAGTGCTTGGTTGAAAGGCAGTCACCCTGCTGGTCTTGATGTGTCAACAATAACTACCTCATATGTCGCACACATCCTGACTCTGATACACCACTCGAAGTTACACAATCCTCTCCGGGGACACTTATTTTGACTCTTTTTATCCTCGCTGGCCACCAGATCAAGCTATCACACTGACATGACACAATTCAAGTGGCTTTAATCTGCAAAACAGGTACCAGAAAAACACTTCTCTTGCTCGCAGCTGTTTTCAATCCTGCAGCTCTTACTTCATGCTGGTAAAATAAGAGTCCAATAAGCGTCTGATGAAGAAATAAGAGGCCTGGGCTGGACCGACTTAAAACATCCCTATTTTAGACATGTATGGTACTGTCACATGTGTCCTCTGGagggggaaaacacacactgtcctgtGGTCGACTTCAGAGACGTGAATTGAAGACATGACGAGCTGTTCGCGGCCCTTCTCTCAATGAGAGGTGATAAAAGGGCCCCTGCTGAAAGTGGTCTTTAGCTAATGGGAATCCCTCCATCAGAGGCAGTCGGGGGAACGCGGAGGCTTCCGTCTAAGGAGAGACATGATGACGCTCTGAGGACATTCACTCACCCGAATAATTATTATGCCATTAAGACTTTTCCAACTGCAGTTACCTCGTAGCAAGAGGACAAGGAGGATGTTGTTGCTTTTCAATGGTGGGAGTTTTTTCAGGTCACGGTTCGACAGATCACAGAGTATGATGCAGAGCAGCAAATACTGCAGCCTGCTGCATCAATGTCGATGAACGAATCTGAGGAATAACGATTAGGCCCTACGGTTATAATCAGATGGTTGATAACCTCTCATTAAGTAGTCATGTTCGTGTCTGTGGGTTAGTGTTTTGCTAAGTCTCTCATGACTTTGGTCACTTTGTCACATTGGTGCTCAGGCTGGCTTCTCCCCAGTAGAATCTTGAGGCATTTAGCCTCACTGAACTGTACTTAtactggttttaaaaaaagactacAGCCAGTGTGAACTTTTTGCCCAAAGTCTTCTTCCCTGTAACTGATACAAACTAAATGTATGAGAATTTAGGCTGCAGCTCCAGATCTATAGAGATCTTcggatgtttgtttgtttcacctACAGagggttgtgttttcaccctgatttgttggtttgtttctgagcaggtttacacaaaaacgactTAACCAATTTCCACCTAACTTGGGTTGCAGGATGGGCCCTGGGTCTGGGATGAAGCAAACATGGAGCCCATCTGCTAATGTCTGAcgatgaattagcctctggggacATTCGCCAATATTGTGGGGCTCTCTGGTGTAGACAGCGGATATCTGGGCCAAGTCTCCATCTTCCGTTCGCCGTATACGGTTTACAGTTAACGAGTTTCTAACGTCtaacgtttctccacacaaaacagtGTGCTGTTTGCATTACTTTCtttaggtgttttaggtccagacaacattttggctaatctctttTAATATCTACATGCATTTGAATGCAGATCAATTTAAAACCTGATGTATTTTGATCCATGTTAAGTCCACATGGACAGTTTCCCCTGTGGGCAACcgaagcctgctcaaacgtggttaatcaaactagaaacagaaaccaaaagGCAAAATCTTGTCCCCTGCCGACAGATTTTGCATAATCACATCTGTGGGCACGAATCTGTTTTTATAGATTAGGCAAGAAGGCATTAaagtttggtgtggatgcagattaaggggttaatccaggatttttctttaacattgcaatataggacatttttcaacattttaggTTATATTTCAGGGattaatccacaataatccatCATGTTTAGTTGGCTGATATTTATAACTATATTCAATTCTGTGCGTCTCCAACTGCTGaacattttcagatttctttaaattgttccacaactgttatttattattgCTAAACTGTAGCCTTTCTAGTTGACCTATATTGTGTTGCTCTATAAAACTGTGTTAAGTTTATTTCTTTAGAGAGGATACACATACTTAAGAGTAACATATATGTTACAATGGTTTTCATGTCcactgacaaataaatcattttcagacaactccttttttctctcttataTTTCTATTCTAAGAACTAGACAATCGTGTGTAGTATTGTTTGGCCTTGTTGGAGATATGTGCACTACTGAGTGTCACCATTATAGCTACACTCTGCATTTaatgtgtttgaacattttttattgtgtgtatcTAATTATAAGATTGGTTTCTACAGGCTGAAGATTACATACTTCAACTCAGCGAGATGAAGGGACTGTTCAGAAAGAGGTCCAGTGACTTTAACATGATCCAGGATGGAACGAGGAAAATCAAGGAGTTTCAGACGAGGAAAGCCCAGATGGAGCAGGAGCTGAGTGATGTGAGCAAAATCCTGACCGAGACAAAATGTTGCTTATTAAAGAGAGGTTGTCGGGTTGTTGTGTTAAAATTCTACCTGTATCCatgaccctttttttttatcttgtagATCAGAGAAAGCATGGATAGTGCTGACAAAGGGCACAGGGAAAACCTGAACAAAATGGAGTGCAGATTCTTCAAAGAAAAGGTACGttcaagaggagaggagagatctGAAATTATCCCACTTAACGTTTAAATTGAAGATAATAACATATGATAACaagtcatgtttatttttatagcaaATTTCATATGACAAGCATAGACTCAATTTGCTTCTTGATCTAAAGCAAAGatttacaacaaataaatgacaTGGCTAAAGATATGAGATGATAATATATTATAGAAGAAAATATCTAAAGTAtagaaagataaagaaaactacatgaaatataaataattaaaaaaattcaaataagtGAAACAGAATCAAAACATGTAATGACaagaacataaaataaaaatggattgtcataaaaactaaatatatagttttaaaaaatgaaagtgagAATAATATTGATTCAGcactaaataaaatagaggGCTACTCTTCCTTCAAAGACACACTAATCAAAAGcttgtgaaaaaaacatgtttttagtttgcttTTAAAAGAAGATACTGCAGCAGGCCTTAGGCTAAGTGGTTGAGAAACCAGAGAGTGGGTCCATAATGGCTGCTGTGgtgaaatgatgatgaaataatGTTCAGGTGGAACAGTGAAGCAGCTTTTCTGAATTTCCCCGAAGGCTCGTCTGGAGAGAGAAGCGGAGGAAGCGATAGCCGTGGCGGCAGACCGGGCCCACAATGAAGccattgtgtgagtgtgtgagtgtgtgagtgtgttcccACTGTTCCTGTCACAATCTAATTTTATTCTTTCAACTGCACTTTGATGtgctcaaaaaaaaaagatttactgtcatgattgtttatttatttaaaaatatatatatatataactagaGCTAATGTTATTTTCTCGACCGCACCAGCTCGTCATGTTCACGATAGTGTACATCACCAAAGCCAACGATCACATCCGAGGCCGCCCCACAGCgtcctgaagggaggagactGCTCAGCGtgtgcagaggagcagagtttATTACTTTTGAGGCCATGGGATGTATATTTCGCCTCTGCAGTGTTTagtcgtttttttttacagctcatAAAACATCAACATTGATACTGGTGTGGTCCTGTCGCTTTGGTCTTAGTGTCAGTCATTGATTTAACTTTAAAGCTGCTATTTGTAGGTTTTGACCCTCGCTGCATAGTTAACGTTAGcataaacagctgcagcagaaaccttTACAAGTTCAGGATCATTTCTTTACCGACCGAGAGCTGTCAagagcagtaaaaaaaaaacatgcaacgTTAACTATTGTTTTACTCCTACTGCCTATACTGTGGAGTCTGCTAACCATCCCGAATACAAGACTGCAGAATTTTGGAGACCAAGAGCCCTGTGGAATTCTCTGACAGTTGAGATTCACAATGCCAGGgttagccctaaccctaaccttaaccctaaccctaaccctaacccctggGACATtcaaaaaactacttaaaactcatcttttaaaaaatgcatataACCTGATCTGATACAATCtgctcttgtctctctctctttcaccttAAATATGTCCTTCTAAtctattatgattattattattattattactgaagTTAGCTTGCTTACCAGCTAGCCACAGCCAGGCTGGCCCATCTCGTCACATTGGTTTAACAGCAGTTAATTCAACTTTCTGTGTAAGCGAATAATGAGCGATAATGTGCAACATGCTGGGATCTCAAGGTCTTCACATTACCTGGGATGGGTATCGTTACTACGACTACTTACTGATTCTGCTTAATCCGGTTctttaattaaacaaattaagGAGAAGGAAACATTCATGGGGGAGTCTGTACGTCCATGTCTAGTTGACCTGTTTCCTGCGTCTGcaggtgagtgagagagcaggCCCTCCATTCCAAGCTCCAAACACTAGGTATTAGTGCCCGTCCATATTTACTACATTGACTAAAAAAACAGTCCGGAAAtatttacctccgccaaggaggttatgcttttgtctgcatttgtttattcGTCTgcctgttagttagcaggattacgccaaaactttctttaacattgtgagacattctggttgatttctctgagaataattcatggatcttgatgaaaaagaacagTCATGtctaggggactgatatttatgagtgtgtgcaattgtGCATTCTGTGCACGTTGAAATGTGTCAGGTAAAATGTTCAGATTCATAATGATGCGTCATCATTTGTGGACAAACTTCTCTGTGGCTAatttgtttgtgctgcaaaCTGTTTAGGCAGTTGGACGACGCATCCCGCTCTGTGTTCAAGGAGAATGTGCGTCTCAACGAAGCTCTGAAATATCACATAAAGGAAGCGGGGGACCTGCAGAAACTGACAGACTCGCTGGGAAGGCAAAACGCTTCGCTGGCCCTGGACAAGGTGTGTATTTGAAGCGTCGGACAGCTAACAGCGAAGCTACTATTAGGGACCCACAGTCCTTGGACAGGGACCATTCATGTCAGAGTCATTTTCAATCATTTCAGTTATGAAACACTTGTCAGATCTGTCCAGAATATATTTCAGGTGGTTTTTTCCCTTGTGTTGTTTACTTTTGCCGACCTTGTGTATTTTGCTTGTGGTCCCACTCCTAccctcccccctccacctcccggCTACTACCCAGCCTCTCAGTGGTCAGTGGTTGTGGCGAGTTTCCACTGGCGGACGGGTTCAAATTCAGTGGCTTCTCCTTTGCAGGTTTCTGGCACTGATTCTtttaagacaaataaatattgGGCACATTAATCTTACCTCTAATGATGACAGTCGTTCTAGGCGGTAAATCCACCTTGTTGAAGCTTTGGCCGTTCACTCAGCAGCACAGGCTAGTACACAAATCATTATCTGTTCTACGTCTATACTGGCATGAAAACGAAAGGACTTCCCAAGGTTGGCTCGGTGTCATCCGTCTTACTAATGTGCTCTTGTCTCTTCTCACCAAGAAAACCTGCGAGTTGATGGTAAAGAAGAATGCAGCTCAGATGGCGGCCCAGAAAGATGAGGTATCTAAACTAAGGGCCAAGGTCATGTCCTTGGAGAAGGCTCTGGACCTGAAGGGCAGGGAACTCCAgcgagaggaaaaggaggagaagatgctgGTCAGTCACCAGGCCGGCCAGATCGAGCTGGAGAAGCTCCAGAAGGTGCTCGGCATGCGAGAGAGAGAACTGGGGCACATCAAGGGGCTGGCGAGCACTATAGTGGAGCAGCGTACGGAGCTGGAGCAGTTCTTCCACGAGTCACTGGCTCAGGTGAAGCAGGAGATCGAGGCCAGCAGGCTGCAGTACAAGAAGGAGGCTCTCCAGGCTTATCGCTGGAGGCTGAGAGAAGCCACAGCAGGAAAGCTAAAGTTCCCACCCATCCGCACCTTCCGTAAAACACCCCACAGTACCAACTCTGTCTATTCAGACATGGAGGCAGCCGCGACGTGGTGGGTCCCCCTCCCCATCATTTCCATACCTCTGTGTATGTCTTTGTGATATATTTAATTCCTCGTGTTTATTGGAGGCCAGACACCTGCAGCACATTCAGAGGTCATCTCCCTTCAGCACTCTTCATTCAGTttatacatgtaaataaatatgtacattAGCAGAGGGGGAATATTAATTTTGATTTCATCTTCCTGTTATTTTAAGGACTCATCAACCAGGCAGCGAAGTTGAAATCTCGGATCTCACTTGGGAGCAGAGGGAACAAGTGCTCAGGCTTCTCTTTGCGAAAATGAATGGGCAGCGGGAAAGGTAATAAAACTCCTCAGTAATTGCTGGTTTGACTTAGAAAGGCTTGATGGCTGCTCGTTCATCACTCACTGTGTATTCATCCTCGgtaataacattaaaatcaatttattatCCTTCTGCTTCTGCATCAATTAATTCTGAAGAACAAAGTGCAGCAGTTCAGGCTGAACTCGTGGTGACTCCTCCCtctatttaatgttttaaacagccattttctctgcagagagaggatACCATAAAACATCAGTTAGGTTTTTCGaccaattttcttttccatccagCTGCTTAAAAAGAATGAAGAAAGAGTCTGGGCACAATAGTAAAAATAGGCCCAGCCGCAGAGTCGTGTGCTTGGAAACAAACATCTGGTCACGTCCATTTGCTTTCAGCCTATTGGCCCCTCTTCACGTGCACCAgcagtttattttgttctttgaaCACTTGtggtcagagagcagctggtaACATGATTTTCAGAGGAGTGTGCAGGGGATCTGGATGTATGGGATCACGGCAGGCAAGGGGAGATATGTATTCACGTTAACAGTGGTCTGGCACCTAGACCAGCAGAATAACACCGAACATTTGGCGACTCCGGCGCGTCAGTCAGCATGTGCCTGGTGCTGACCCTGACCGACCCCCTTTCCAAAACATGCTGCAGGcctcaggaaaacacacaccagagtGCTAAAACATGGCTTTTCTCTACGAGGTTGTGTATTTAACTGCAACTCTGCATTTTTCTGATAGGAAAGCCGGCCAACATCTGGCTTTGTCTGCCTCCTCTGAGAAGAAGAGCCTCGTGGACAGCGATGCTGCCGGGTAAGACACTAAAGGAATGTGCTCATCCTTGCAATTACGAAGCCTGCACAGATTTATTGGTCCCACATTCCATGTTTAGCTGAAAAAGCATTGGCTGTGAGAACATGGGTGCCTACATGTAATTCATCAAGACGCCGCGTTTTTAACGTTGCTTAATGATGACTGTCTTCCAGAATTAGAGAGGAGCTCTCGCCGGCGACCTTCATCACCCAGGCGCCTGAGTTCGCTCTGCCCTCGAACCCAAACACCCTGCCGGATATACACACCACATGACCTCCGTGTGGCCTCTCCATTGCACATCACACTCTGGATTGTTTGCCTCTTGCTCTGTGCGCTTTCCACAAGAGTGtcaatcatgtgtttttgtagaATACAAGTGTTTTGTTGGTGCTCATTATAAATATCTTTCCATGCGTGTATATGCGGTGTGAGTTGCCTCTTTGaattctgttatttatttgaattctaTTATAACCtgtttaaaaagggaaatatcACAAGTCAAAACCTCTTTCTTACCACTTCCTGCAAAAAGCAACATTTAAATTATCATTGGAATAAAATACAGTGTATCTATGACAACCATGGCATCGTTGTATTTTAGGAAATGACATGGATCCATTCAAACATCTGTACAGATCGTTTTGCATTGTTAAAATCTTGGCCACTGTGTTTTACATATACAGAATATCGAAATTTACACATCTAATATAAACTCTATCAAAGTTGTgagtattttgtgtttatgaaCTATTCacattgaataataataataacaaatctgATCTGTGTGTGGACGAAGGGTTATTAAACTGTTCCGGCACTTGGATGGAGTATTTAGCGTCCCATAGTTGGCATGGTAACCGCAGGACTTTTCGATGTGGCGTCTTCAGCTTTCCATTGCGAGGTCACAGTTTTGATCTGTGTGTAGAACTGGATGCcctgcagggagaggaagaaaataacatttaacttCACCGAGCATCACTTTGGTGTTGACGTTTGTGTTCTTGTATCAAAATCGTACTTGTTTTCCATAGAAGTTCATGTCCCCTCTGAAGGATCCTCTTGAGCCGGTAAAGGAGAACATTGGCAGAGGAACGGGGATGGGAACATTGACGCCGACCTGCAGAAAACAAGTATTGTCCCTCTCATTTCCATAAGAGCAAGTTTGTAAAACAATTCCCCAGGATCCCAAATTGCTAGCGTGAGTAAAATGTGGCTGATGAGAGATGTGGTGCATCTatgccatttaaaaaacaagcttACATGAGCACAATAAACATGGCTCAACCTGCGGCTTATATTTGCCGTTTTGAAAGCACAGCAGGCTCTTATGATAGGGGaggaaaactaaataaaacattttgttatgAAGGCAGCAGAGGCATGGCGTGGTTGGTTTAGAGTGTTTGAAACAGCGGGAGTAAGTTTGGACGCACTGAGGCCTTTTGGCAAAGGTgcaggggggagaaaaaaaaaaggaaaaagaagatgtTTGTTGCATCGATGTTTGGAGAGGAGCACAGCACATGGCCTGCACAGCATTCCCCGACATGTGAACAGCAAACACAGGGCATAACTAGGCTCCACAGGCAAACAAACAGGGAGAAAAGTTGGACGTATTTATGCCTAAATGATAAACAGGACCCCGGAATCCCTTCTGAGATTAATTTAAGATTTCCCCTTCTCCAGTGCTACGCGGTAAAAATGTTTCT of the Hippoglossus stenolepis isolate QCI-W04-F060 chromosome 10, HSTE1.2, whole genome shotgun sequence genome contains:
- the si:ch211-163l21.10 gene encoding basal body-orientation factor 1 — encoded protein: MPKKKVSKLKKAKAGKGKKDGKQEAKADRETEVEKAKANAALWELRLRVTDQSLVQYQEGCGKLARANQELTNHLYRVEKDSIDISVCMQRQDAAKEKKISLLQKSLKSQEADAREEQNKLAEDYILQLSEMKGLFRKRSSDFNMIQDGTRKIKEFQTRKAQMEQELSDIRESMDSADKGHRENLNKMECRFFKEKARLEREAEEAIAVAADRAHNEAIVQLDDASRSVFKENVRLNEALKYHIKEAGDLQKLTDSLGRQNASLALDKKTCELMVKKNAAQMAAQKDEVSKLRAKVMSLEKALDLKGRELQREEKEEKMLVSHQAGQIELEKLQKVLGMRERELGHIKGLASTIVEQRTELEQFFHESLAQVKQEIEASRLQYKKEALQAYRWRLREATAGKLKFPPIRTFRKTPHSTNSVYSDMEAAATWTHQPGSEVEISDLTWEQREQVLRLLFAKMNGQRERKAGQHLALSASSEKKSLVDSDAAGIREELSPATFITQAPEFALPSNPNTLPDIHTT